In Hydractinia symbiolongicarpus strain clone_291-10 chromosome 4, HSymV2.1, whole genome shotgun sequence, the following proteins share a genomic window:
- the LOC130641239 gene encoding calmodulin-binding transcription activator 1-like translates to MSFGIEMNGGDVQDVPKNKSNPSLDFNAENVNGINIDNTANFMHWNVNPNSLICTSTTDGVMLYPPISKQDIDNDINLNSVAFERHLLHQIIANDVQQPSKLTSQNYDPRDTVVKNAPDGAVQITYRKMVNTAPTKNSQLAYILPKPASTGSYQTTFSITQTTSNIAAAPFAVSTHNVCRHVTSTVNSSAVSYVSAFDPLKQFQSMPSNSDKISCNVSNPSFGRNLTINLPKMQGSPTLVNSVPTLVNSVKAANIVPVCSDENQNVAFQQFPQATTVNPTLDISAVDGELLNNCSNFEKLGNFDLDIGCLSADNFDDLNFKHLYHDITALNQNAIISSSLLTTNSSVSNMQSIFTVPSNQEKNSSCTSSENIENTFISLSPQNRTSTVASPINIETKQTLIDIIDVSPEISTISGANKIILIGSWNAKDARYQCRFGDVLVDAELIQNGVLRCFSPAHKAGKIKLLVLCNDTIVSNTVDFEFVDPVTDEKSINHDSWLSIKNESLVELLKQRITAIVEMFGLECKCDFKEINSNDIEEEFVAICKRLVHLTIDFSFDYNVEDTMTVLHLAAALGYVKLIQLLLSWVESNPNQLISVEACPTRYDQFKLLPLMWSSAKGHFNTTCVLHQWEEDAIHECDNCGCTAIDLARECGHDSLVAYLERLLRKSSMSRENSVGGDISGTSPQNFQPTSFSQGWCNDISEGSSSRTLGKTLAYIQSIISNQDDESDSMCSDGEESLFETSPFTPRQRSFTEENRPATSTVTLHSPPSPGQSSFNRGTRETAEFCEFFFKAKKIEKDFAELTLTDAEQEELYRAANVIQNAFKSYKERRNQRNSEFSAAVLIQSYYRRYKQYAAFKKMQKGAVLIQNQYRAHREKAKKKCQAASVIQNYYRQYRERKHSFDRRESYQQKNRQQQADERKLKRFLQHTTNRLSRKTSNDFLTNTEFDIMECES, encoded by the exons ATGTCCTTTGGTATTGAAATGAACGGTGGTGATGTTCAGGATGTGCCCAAGAATAAATCGAATCCTTCACTCGACTTCAATGCAGAAAATGTAAACGGGATTAATATCGATAATACAGCTAATTTTATGCACTGGAATGTAAACCCCAATTCGCTTATTTGCACCTCTACGACGGACGGTGTAATGCTATATCCTCCAATATCAAAGCAGGACATTGATAATGATATCAATCTCAACTCAGTTGCATTTGAGCGGCACCTTTTACATCAAATAATAGCAAACGACGTGCAACAGCCTAGTAAATTGACTTCACAAAACTACGACCCTCGTGATACTGTCGTCAAGAACGCACCTGATGGTGCAGTGCAGATCACATATCGTAAAATGGTCAATACTGCACCGACGAAGAACAGTCAACTTGCATACATCTTGCCCAAACCTGCTTCGACAGGTAGTTACCAGACCACGTTTAGTATTACCCAGACCACTTCAAATATTGCAGCAGCACCTTTTGCGGTTTCAACACACAACGTTTGTCGACATGTAACATCTACTGTGAATTCTTCAGCTGTAAGTTACGTGTCAGCATTTGATCCACTGAAGCAATTTCAAAGTATGCCATCCAATTCTGATAAAATCTCGTGCAATGTATCAAACCCCTCATTTGGTCGAAATCTTACTATAAACCTTCCAAAAATGCAGGGAAGCCCTACACTTGTCAATTCTGTCCCTACTCTTGTCAATTCAGTAAAAGCAGCCAACATAGTTCCCGTTTGTTCTGATGAAAATCAGAATGTCGCTTTTCAACAATTTCCACAAGCAACTACGGTAAATCCAACATTGGATATATCGGCGGTAGATGGGGAATTATTAAACAACtgttcaaattttgaaaaacttgGTAACTTCGATTTAGACATAGGTTGTTTAAGCGCTGACAACTTTGATGATTTAAATTTCAAACATTTATATCATGATATCACAGCTTTGAATCAGAATGCAATTATAAGTTCCTCTTTACTGACAACGAATTCTTCTGTGTCAAACATGCAGTCAATATTTACAGTGCCATCGAACCAAGAAAAAAATAGTTCCTGCACCTCTTCAGAAAACAtagaaaatacatttatttCTCTGTCTCCACAAAATCGCACATCTACTGTTGCATCTCCTATAAACATAGAGACTAAACAAACATTGATAGATATTATTGATGTCTCGCCAGAAATCTCTACAATTTCTGGTGCTAACAAGATCATTTTGATTGGATCTTGGAACGCAAAAGATGCTAGGTATCAATGCAGGTTTGGTGATGTACTTGTCGATGCGGAACTGATTCAAAATGGCGTGCTGCGTTGTTTCAGTCCTGCGCACAAAGCAGGAAAAATCAAGTTGTTAGTTTTGTGTAACGATACGATTGTTTCAAATACAGTGGACTTTGAATTCGTAGATCCAGTGACTGACGAAAAAAGTATTAATCACGATTCTTGGTTGTCGATCAAAAACGAGTCTCTTGTTGAATTGTTAAAGCAGAGAATAACGGCGATCGTTGAAATGTTTGGTTTAGAATGCAAATGTGACTTCAAGGAGATCAACAGTAACGACATTGAAGAAGAGTTTGTAGCAATTTGCAAGCGACTAGTTCACCTTACGATTGACTTTTCTTTCGACTATAACGTGGAAGACACGATGACTGTTTTACATTTAGCCGCTGCTTTAGGCTACGTCAAACTTATTCAACTATTATTGAGCTGGGTGGAATCTAACCCGAACCAGCTGATATCTGTTGAAGCCTGTCCAACACGATACGATCAGTTTAAATTACTCCCCCTCATGTGGTCATCTGCGAAAGGACATTTTAATACAACGTGCGTATTACATCAGTGGGAGGAGGATGCTATTCATGAGTGTGACAATTGTGGATGTACCGCTATTGATCTTGCAAGGGAATGTGGGCACGATTCATTGGTGGCTTATTTGGAACGACTTTTGAGGAAGTCCAGCATGTCCAG gGAAAACTCTGTCGGTGGCGACATCAGTGGTACGTCACCACAAAATTTCCAACCAACTTCTTTTTCTCAAGGTTGGTGCAACGACATAAGCGAAG GCTCATCCTCTCGTACACTGGGCAAAACTTTGGCTTACATCCAATCAATTATAAGTAATCAAGATGATGAAAGTGATAGCATGTGTTCCGATGGCGAAGAAAGTTTGTTCGAAACATCTCCCTTTACACCTAG ACAACGTTCGTTTACAGAAGAAAACAGACCTGCAACATCAACAGTCACTCTTCATTCTCCACCGTCACCTGGTCAATCGAGTTTTAATCGAGGCACTCGCGAAACCGCTGAATTTTgcgagtttttttttaaagcgaaaaaaattgaaaaagactTTGCCGAACTTACCTTGACAG aTGCTGAGCAGGAAGAACTGTATCGGGCGGCTAATGTTATTCAAAATGCGTTCAAGTCCTACAAG GAACGTCGAAATCAACGCAACAGTGAATTCTCTGCAGCCGTTCTTATTCAAAGTTACTACAGGCGATACAAGCAG TATGCGGCTTTTAAGAAGATGCAGAAAGGTGCTGTGCTCATCCAGAACCAATATCGTGCTCACAGAGaaaaagccaaaaaaaaatGCCAAGCTGCCAGTGTTATTCAAAATTATTATCGACAATATCGAGAGCGAAAACATAGTTTCGACAGAAGGGAAAGCTATCAGCAAAAGAATCGACAGCAACAAGCTGATGAGcgaaaattgaaaagatttttacaaCACACTACGAACAG gttAAGTCGGAAAACATCAAATGATTTTCTGACGAATACAGAATTCGACATCATGGAATGCGAAAGCTGA
- the LOC130641240 gene encoding ropporin-1-like protein, whose product MPSKNEPMYTSQQINIPPELPDILKQFTKAAIRTQPTDVLQWAAAYFDALSKGEKPPIKDRLDFQLGQVHDKALSKEAVAVLHRQVGDKPIVEFSKVEEKWHALCLSKEVINDIMRLGSFGEEFEWLKFLALCCSNISENITTALQAVCDIITKDLEGGRSRIEFETFRYLYKYLAVIDGDISLDHVNEVLDHLSHDVERQSGMIGPQNFMNDKCPALYVE is encoded by the exons ATGCCGTCCAAGAATGAGCCAATGTACACTTCTCAACAAATCAACATTCCACCAGAACTGCCTGATATTTTAAAGCAGTTTACGAAAGCTGCTATCCGAACTCAACCCACAGATGTTTTACAG TGGGCAGCTGCCTATTTTGATGCTTTGTCAAAAGGTGAGAAACCACCGATTAAGGATAGACTGGACTTTCAACTTGGGCAAGTCCACGATAAAGCATTATCAAAGGAAGCCGTTGCTGTCCTTCATCGTCAGGTAGGAGATAAACCTATTGTTGAATTTTCAAAGGTCGAAGAGAAGTGGCACGCCTTATGTTTGTCTAAAGAAGTGATTAACGACATTATGCGTTTGGGCAGTTTTGGTGAGGAGTTTGAATGGTTGAAATTTTTGGCATTGTGTTGCAGTAACATCAGTGAAAACATCACAACGGCTCTGCAAGCGGTTTGTGATATAATCACCAAAGACCTGGAAGGTGGTAGATCAAGAATCGAATTTGAAACCTTTCGATATTTATACAAGTACTTGGCAGTTATCGATGGTGATATTTCCCTAGATCATGTGAACGAAGTGTTAGATCATCTTTCACATGATGTTGAACGTCAAAGCGGCATGATTGGACCACAAAACTTCATGAATGATAAGTGTCCTGCTCTTTATGTGGAGTAA
- the LOC130641241 gene encoding KRAB-A domain-containing protein 2-like: METEKKYMEEKFQEWLEVERTKRNSVIMPEQTYKTIIDFLCGRIDNVPRAMKRKLRRKKFQVMSYPTLGLSGVLCSPFPDGDSPLGKYRRVATDRQMFDIINRVHRQEVGHQGVHKTFEKIARTYDNVTRDAVGAYIKLCTTCCLKSSQIKKAPLKPIITTGFLQRVQIDLIAMLSKPDADYNYIGHVVDHFSKFRILFPMKGKSANDCVIVHKSGGNQPTYKLLCSEGTIQRRYTASALQLYPQPVRYEKLEKEDQLHAIAVLSSVILNAANWL, translated from the exons ATGGAGACTGAAAAGAAATACATGGAAGAAAAATTTCAGGAATGGTTGGAAGTTGAAAGGACTAAACGGAATTCCGTAATAATGCCCGAACAGACTTATAAAACAATAATAGATTTTCTATGTGGAAGAATAGACAACGTTCCACGTGCTATGAAAAGAAAACtgcgaagaaaaaaattccaagTGATGAGTTATCCTACACTTGGTTTATCGGGTGTTTTGTGCTCTCCATTTCCCGAT GGCGATTCTCCTCTGGGAAAATATCGTCGCGTAGCAACAGACCGACAGATGTTTGACATTATCAATAGAGTACACCGCCAAGAAGTTGGTCACCAAGGGGTTCATAAAACGTTTGAAAAG ATAGCACGCACCTATGATAACGTTACTAGAGACGCTGTTGGTGCTTATATAAAGCTTTGCACAACTTGCTGTCTGAAATCCAGTCAAATAAAGAAAGCTCCATTGAAGCCGATTATCACTACAGGATTCTTACAGCGTGTACAg ATCGATCTGATTGCTATGTTATCCAAACCAGATGCCGATTACAACTACATTGGCCATGTCGTGGACCATTTTAGCAAATTCAGGATATTATTTCCAATGAAAGGGAAATCAGCAAATGATTGTGTGATTGTACACAAATCAGGTGGTAACCAACCAACATATAAACTCCTTTGTAGTGAAGGCACAATTCAACGGCGTTACACGGCATCCGCGTTGCAGCTGTACCCTCAACCAGTAAGAT ACGAAAAATTGGAAAAGGAAGATCAATTGCATGCGATCGCTGTCTTGTCTAGTGTCATTTTAAATGCTGCAAATTGGCTGTAA